TAAAATTAAGTGTTTCATTctaaattattgttttttaaaacctcAGTGATTCAAAgagaactttattaaattgttttttttttaaaattcgaaaaaaatttcttcctcGTCATCATTTCATGTTCTATTTCTAAATTGTCGATTTAGATTGTTAATTCAGgaaaatggtttttctttttgaagttATATTACTTCCCGTATTTCTATActaatagttttttttgtcaaacaatttagcatgttatgttgttaaattatCGATCTTTGATCATAAGCGTTAAATGTGTTCATAACATACCAAATATCAAACAAAAGAATACTCAAACATTATAAATGCAATTGTAATTgtcatatataattaattttataacatCACACACAATTGTCATCTTTGTGCTCATTGACATtgttataattattttgaggtttttttttcttgcacaatacttatatttttttctttatcattAGGTCAGGATCCCACACTTCTActgataattaattaaaacattGGAGTCCCAATATCCCACACAAACAGTGGGGGTGGTCCCAATTATTGGTCaagaaatttttaattttttttggttagatGATAAGAATTGTATTGGTTTATGTTTGAAtatacaaattgaaattttttttttttgggtataaaaTATTTGTTGTAAGGTCCAAACCTTCATTATGATGATTAGTCACCTACCATGTACCATCATCTGCGAAGACTGAAACAGGATGTCAGGATGTGAGCTAAAACTCAAAGACCAAGCACTAAATTCATAATGGGGAAGGAAAAATATTAGCAATAGCAAGtacaattatttaattaattcttcCAGTTCTTTCCAGTGGGATGACTGTTATAATATTATAGATCCCACTCAATTATaagagaaatagaaaaaaagaatttggccTATGATAGATAGATCCCATTCCCACCCAGTTGCAAGAGAAttgagtaaaaaaaataaaaataattgggCTTTTAAGAATTTGCAATTATAATATGatttaagagagaaaaaaaaaaacaaagctttTTTGGGGATTTGGTAACGTCGATTCAGGTCAAGAAAAACCCAGCAGAATTAGAAAACCGCATAGActcagaaagagagagagagagagagagagagtgagagagagctAAAGCTTCACAATCACAAGGAAACCAAAAGAGAAGCTGTTTTGGCTGTGCCGAGAAGACAAAGCAAAAAAGCGGGTTTGTAACTGAAACACacttcagagagagagagagaggaagagagagggggagagagagggaggccACCAGCCTATTAAAAACCAGAGTCGTTACAGAcccaaaagagagaaaaagagagaaataaaaataaataaaagaaactagtACTAGCACCAGCAATTATGGCTGCTAGCATAACCGTCCTGTCTTCTTAGCCTTTTTGCTCTTCCGGGTCTTCTTGTTCGTAAATGGGGTAGGCTATTATGGTATTTACCACAGTGCGTGAAGACTGAAGAGGCTGCTGTTTGAgcttttctttgctttgtttcAGTTCTCTTGGGTCCTCTGCTCCTGCACGCCACTAACGACTTCGTTGCTGGGTTGGTTTGAGCTTTTGAATGGCACACCTTGAGTGTGACTCCTCGATTTCTCGGGCGGAAACAGGTGGGTTGGTTTGCTTGGTAAGTAGAGCAGAGTTGGATGCATAggaaaatgaaatggaaatgttAAAGACTTTGCCTTTctatatgttttttatttgggtaCTGAGAAAACACGAAAAAACATTCATTGAAGTCTCTAGTTTGTTTTCTGTGTTGGGTGGTGGCCTAAAAAGTTGTTTATGTCTCAGTGGAGGAGGGGAGGATTCTAATATTTCAGCTTGCAGACTATGATAAAGTTTCCATCTTTAATATTTTCAGCTTGTTTTCATTTCTGGGTTTCTTCAGAAACCAGGCACAGGATTAGTTTATTATACcctttatgtttatttatcatttttctaatatttatGGTATACATTTCGTTTGGTAGGCTTTGGAGGTGGTGATCTGTACACAGAGCTATGGAAGTTATGTGCAGGACCTCTGGTGGATGTGCCAAGGCCTGGGGAGAGGGTGTTCTACTTCCCTCAGGGTCATATGGAACAAGTACAATTCTTTCAATCCACTTGTTTTCGTTGTTTCTTAGTGGATCAAAAtctgttttttcttgttacatttgtttccttttctggGTTTCTGATGATTTCTGGTTTTTGCAGTTGGAAGCATCAACAAATCAGGAACTAAATCAGCAAATCCCTCTCTTTAATCTTCCTTCTAAGATCCTTTGTCGTGTGGTTCATATTCATTTACTGGTATTGTGCTTCAGATCGTAGTTTTCCATGTATATCTAtggttttgtgaaattttgtattttgttatctggaaaattgatttttgttgaaatgAGAGTTTCTTTGAACTTACAGGCAGAACAAGAGACAGATGAGGTTTATGCTCAGATCACTTTGCACCCAGAAGCAGATGTGAGaaacatgtttttcttttttatcttatttattgttttgtgtCAACTTGCTCTGTTTGATTACTAAGGAGGAgaaaaaagatataaaatcaaaatgtatAACCCAAATGCTGTGAATGTTTTGGTTCCAGAAATTAATGTTAAAGTCGcttcaattcaattgagttattttcttaataacCAATACTGAAATTTTCACGTTTTTTAGCTCTTTTCCACAGTTTTTGTAGTAACCAAAAGTGCGTGTATAGAATTATTAGTTCCAGCTCTGAAAGAAGTAtaattttttccccttttctttctACTCATCTTCTTTCCGCTGGCACTACAGCAAAGTGAACCTACCAGTCCTGATCCATGCATCCCTGAACCTTCAAAGCCAACAGTTCACAGCTTTTGCAAGATTTTGACCGCTTCCGATACAAGCACCCATGGAGGGTTCTCAGTTCTTCGAAAGCATGCCACTGAGTGCTTACCTCCATTGGTATTTTCTCTCATTTCCATGCATTTCTGTTGTTTTTATGCTAGTGGTTAATCAccgttttcttttcatattttcatatgCACTGCTGTTTCTATTTCACTAGGACATGATCCAAGCAACTCCGACTCAGGAGTTGAACGCCAAAGATCTTCATGGGTATGAGTGGAAATTTAAGCATATCTTTAGAGGTATGTGCAGCCAAAAGTTTGCTTTGTATAGAATGTGAatatgggtttttatttattttaaaaactacAATTATTTGATTATGAAGCAAACTAATCGGAAGCACTAATATAGTATTTAGCCATGTTGAATGTTTGGAACTGTTCTGTTTCTGTGTATGATTACTGGGCTTATGTTTCACTTTAATTTCAAATGTTAAGGTCAACCCCGGAGGCATTTACTTACAACAGGATGGAGTACATTCGTCACTTCAAAAAGATTGGTTGCTGGTGATGCCTTTGTGTTTTTGAGGTAACTTTTGAAGTTCAAGGcgtttctattttatttttataattaaggtgaatgCATCCTTCGTAGCTTGGCTTTTAGTTAACAAGAACCTATTTGTAGGGGTGATAATGGGGAATTACGGGTTGGGGTTCGGCGTCTAGCTCGTCAACAAAGTCACATGCCTTCATCTGTGATATCAAGCCAGAGCATGCATCTTGGAGTGCTTGCAACTGCTTCTCATGCTCTTATGACACAAACCCTCTTTGTCGTGTACTACAAACCCAGGTTTGGGGgatgcttttattttattttatctgtAATTTAAGGTTTTTCTGTTAGTTGGGAAATCCATTTATTCCAGcacatttgtttcttttttttcttccaggACAAGCCAGTTCATTATTGGCTTAAACAAATATCTGGAGGCCATTAACAATAAGTTTTCGGTTGGGATGCGCTTCAAGATGAGATTTGAAGGAGAAGAGTCTCCTGAAAGAAGGTGTCTATAATGGATTTTTGGTCATTAATGTTTTCTTAAACTGAACTCTTTTGTAAATTTCTACATAATTTATTTGGCCAGGTTCACAGGCACTATAGTTGGTGTTGGGGATTTATCATCTCAGTGGTCTGAATCTAAATGGCGGTCATTGAAGGTTGAGATGTTATTGAGTTACAGATCAGAATACTGTTTTATTTGCTCCCATTTGTGTACTTATTTTTCAATCTTATTCTTACAGATTCAATGGGATGAACATGCTGCAGTTCAAAGGCCAGAGAGGGTTTCCCCTTGGGAGATAGAGCCTTTTGTAGCTTCTGCTCCTATACATCTTGTTCAACCAGTAGTAAAGAGCAAAAGACCTCGACCTGTAGAAATTTCTTCATCTGGTATGAAAGTTTCTGCTGTGGATTATTTATTGATTAATATTCTTGTTGGACTCTTGGGTGGGTTTTAGTGTCTTGACTTCTATGTATCAATTGGAATGTAGAAATTACCACCAATTCACCTGCTTCTGCTTTCTGGTATCATGGCTCAACCCAGACCGTGGAGTTAAACCAATTAGGTGGTGTTCCTGAAGTCCAAAGCTCTGGTAGTCAGGTTGTCTGGCCTCTGAGGCAGAAAGAAAGCAATAGCAGCAGTTACTCTAGCTCGAGGGTCTACTCAGAGGGCATCTGGCCTTCTTCCCCACACGTGAATGTCTCCTTAAGCCTTTTTCCAGACTCGAAGGAGGGCAACAAAAATGTAACTACGGGTTCTGTTCTCTCTAGTGTTGCTTCCCCAGTTTCATCAAAGGCATCATCAAAGCCAAGTAATACCCCGATACCTGGCCAGGtgggaaaagagaaaaaatctGACAGTTCAGATTTGTGGTTGTTTGGATATAACTTGACAAACAACTCTAAAACTGCCTCTCCCCCAGAGAGCGAGCCAGTGTGTAAAGCAATGTCGTGTGGTGGTAAAGGACCTATTACAGCTGCTGCATTTGAAGTTTATCAGGATCTGGATGTCTCAAAGCTCTCAAAGGAGCAGAAACAAGTAATCTCAGAGGCATCACCAGGAGAGACACAGGGCAAGCAAGGATTGACTCTCTCAACAAGAACTCGTACTAAGGTAAAATGCGGAGTCTTGCTAGTTCTATTGTTTCACACCACTACTTAAAAAAGCAGTTGTTTCTTATGAGCAATTATTATTGTCTATTGAGAAGGTGCAAATGCAAGGGGTTGCTGTTGGTCGTGCTGTGGACTTGACTTCATTGAAAGGCTACGATAATCTAATTGATGAGCTAGAGAAAATGTTTGAGATCAAAGGAGAGCTTCGTCCACAGAACAAATGGGCAGTTGTTTTTACAGATGATGAAAATGACATGATGCTTATGGGCGATGATCAGTGGCTGTAAGTAACTTAAGATTTTGTCTATTGCACCATTTCTTTTCAATACAAAAATGAACTCAGGTTCTGAGAATATTCAACTGCTTACAAATGCAGGGACTTCTGTAAGTTGGTGAAGaagatatttatatattcaaGCGACGAAGTACAGAAGATGAATAGATGTAAGCTTCAGAATTCATCTTTAGATTGTGAAGGGACGGTTAGCGTGGATTCTGAGCATAGATGTGAAACATGATAGTTCAAATTTCCTTCCTTCTTGTTGTGGGTTGATTTTATCTCCCTTTTCATCTGGGAGAAGTTAGTTGGTAGTTGTTTTGCTCATATTTTGGGGCATGTACTAAGCAAGCAGAAGGCTAGGTTGggatttgggtttttggtGATGGGTTAGCAGACTTTCATGCCAGAAGCAGAGCAGCTACTCTTGATCAGGATTAGAAATGGAATCTGTCAATACTTGGTGTGGTTGTGGTTAAGTTCAGTCGTCCTGTAAAAATACTTATATATGTTTGGTATTTGGTTTCAATTTAGTCCTTTTGGTCACAATTGGCAACTTTTGCTTTTTGCTTGTTTCTCTTATTTTTGGTAACAATTGGCAGCTTTTGCTTTAAGATGTCAAAAATGCGGAGGCAGGTGTGTTGTTTTCACAAAGATAACTTCTTGGAAAGGGGGTGTGGTGGAGAAAGGGTGAAAAGGAAGTATCAAAAGGTCTAAAATCCATTTGACAACGACACAAGATATGAGAGCATTATCTTTGTCTGTAATGACAAATTCAAGTCACCAACTCTttcatttattcattttaaaaatcattttaagaaaaagggaaaatttcAATTGAACATGTAGAAGGGGGCAATCTTCTTCCCGGTCAAATGTAAGAATAAGATACCGAAACAAACAATATGAAATCTATTGCCCATGTTTGAAAGGGCATGTGCTATGCATGAACTTAAAAATATCATACTGGAGGCAAATTTGCATCAGCCTCAGAAATTTTTTGCCTTTTATATCATGGGAAAAAGAAACTAtgtattattatattaaaaacacaaaaaaggcGCAATTGTTGTTAAAAGATGTGGCTTTCATGCCTTTTTTCCCTAGTGTTTTGCAGACATTTCCGGAGTTGGCTTCTTTGAGGTTTCTTGTAAAATTGCTATTCATTTTCAAACAACTTcataataaaaagaagacTGGCAGAGACACCTTGccatgcctttttttttaaaaaaaaaatttaaatttttataaatagaacCCTTGCCATGctctttgaatttttctgTGCTCCATTATGTTATTCTCTCATCCGGATGTCGGCATGTTATTATCGTGCAGATGCCATTGTAAATATGGAGGAAAGCAGAGAGAGGTAGTAGAAAATACATAGCGTTTGCAAAATAACGTCCGCATAGAagaatttttgtatatatatatatatattgtgtcACACTGTTAATTTaaatcatgaaaaaaaaaacatgaattcttttttaatgcatgacagaaattgacaatttgtATGATAAGATAAGACGTAATAAGTAGAAGTTAATTGTTCAATATAGAAGAGCATATTATATGCGCTTGATTTTAGGGGAAATGGAGCTGGGAAAGATTGTGTGAAAGCTCTGGcttgtttatattttgttttaaaacaataatgaaaGACACATTCTATTGTCTTCCACGTTAAAAgcatataaaatatttcacCAAAAATTGTACAAGACAGGACAGTGGAAGAAAATTTGtcccttgcttttgttctacgtttatttttagttttaccAGAGAGGTGCTATTTGCGTTCTCCAAACACCTCTTGCACTTTGGCAAAAGTGCACGAGAGTGAAAATTCTTAATTGGGCTAGCTTTACTTAAACACACAAACTTATTCAGACCATTTTTCATAGAGCTGTAAATTTTTAATGGTGGAAGTTGGGTAAAAATATACCTGTAAATTCACTCTGCCACTCAATGACAATGAGTTAGTCTGATTTAGTTCCGTAGGGCTCGTTTCGTGTCTAGAATTAAGTTGAATTAGATAAATCACAAAATCCAAACTTAGACACCAAACGAGCACTTAGTCTTAATGTCTTAGTCTTCTAAGCCTGGGTTCTCATAACTCAAAAGAAGAAGCCCAGAAAATTTCAGGCTCTTATAGCTTCACCTCATCAGCTACAGAATTTCAGTTTCATGGGTTTTAATAAGCAGCCCTGAACTGATTAATGGGCTTCATTTGGGTTGCGTGGTTTCTGTCGTAAGCATGATTGtttgccaccaccaccaaactCTCTTTCCACTGGGGAAAAAAAAcgtgttttgtttcttttcttttgttgctttCTACTTTTTAGAGCTGTATGACATAATTACACTTTAATACACTTTAATCATTGGTTGCCTAGTTTATGTACTAGTTGAAATTTGGTAATGATTATGGATTTAGTAAGTGTTAGCATTTTTgcccaaaccaaacaaaacaaaccaaattatATCAACATCCATTAGGCTCATCTGATTTCTTTTTGAGAACATTTCATATTGAGAGGGGTGATAGTATATTAAATTCACATACACTACAAGGATATTAAGACTCGAATctaggaagagagagaaaatactCTAAATTACTACACTAGTGAGTTCTTTACAGCTCATCTGATTTCTAGATTCAAGATTCAAGATATATGATGATATgtgtttcaattttcattcaGCCCTCCTCTTACTTCATCCACAGGGAAAGAAAGAGGTAATTTTTTGAGGTTAAAGTGTTGCAATGATGTCTAAACTCTATAGTCAAAGGAGAGATAAATAAAGCACTTTGATCTTTGTGAGATCACAAATCTGCAGCAAGGGGTTGTTTGATTATGAAAATGACTTGATGCTTTCTACTTTTCCCCTTGACTTTTGCATCTGGGTGGCATGCCGCAGCTACCACGCTAGCTAGAACAATGTTTAGCCACATAACTACTCCTAATACCACATATCATGAGATCATTGTTTGGGCATTTACgaatttgtcatttttctcttggttttttgttttgttttttgttttggtcaatGTCATTTTTCTCTTGTAGTTATAGGAAAATCttgcttttattattatattacttCTTGCTTTGTGTCATATCAGGCTTAGTAGACTTGTAGTGTGTTCCAAAATCAACTAAATGTTGCCAATAAAATCATGTTAGTATCCATTGTTTTTGAGTCTGCGAGTAACTATGAGTTATTGATGCATTGCGAGATCATAAGCTTATTTGCATTGCTCGTTGCAAGTACTTGAGGCTTATAGAAGTAGCGCCCAATTTTCTACAATTCAtgcaaacccaataaaatcatgttaatattaattatttatatgctCGTGAATAATTGCAAACTGTTGATGCATTATGAGACCATCAACTAGCATTCGTATGGTTCTTTTCAAGTATTTGGGTATAAAGAAGTAGAGCCCAATTTTCAACAATGCAGGCAGGGATTTACTTTGATCGTTAATAACATCTATGGTCAATTTGGGGCAGGTTGTTTAGACTTTCAAAACCCAGCTGGTGTCCTCTTACTCTAAATTCAACTATTttgcattaatttttttctcgtGCTTGAACCTTTTATAGATTtcgataaagaaaaaagaacctTTATAGATTGTAAGGAACACGCTCATGCACATCTGTTTTTGCCTTGAGAGATCGGGATGGTTGGTTTTTAGTGACAATGAAGAATGACCTTTTTTTGGGAAGGGCCTTGATTGACTAACTAAAGTCCAAGAAAGGCTCAGTGTACTACTACTGAAAAGGGTTTTGTTCTCCATCACAGGTTGGCATCCTATGCTTCACAATTGCAATAAGGTATGCTCATGTGCACCATTGTGCTACCATGTGGGCTTGAGAATTGGTAGAAATATGCCACAAGCCCTCATGTGATTGGCAGAGTAAGCTACCTCAGTGTACAGTGAAGTCAAGTCATTGTCAAAATTTCCCAGTGACAGAGGAGATAAGATATAAAGCTGCTTTGCTTTTATTACCACATTCTCAAGAAAAAACTTAGTTGCAATGAGAATAGCAGTGTTATCACGTGTGTCGTGTCGTAGCGCTATCAGTCAAGATAGTAAAATAATGCTATTTCTATTTTATGAAAGTCTTACTCCAATAGTAATtctacttaaaaaaaaaagagcaggTGTAATGGATATTAGTGCACTCCACCAATTGGGTTTTTTTCCTGTCAAAGTCACAATTATATGAGAGCTTGTGTGTTTAGCAAACATAGCAAGGCTCCATTAAGACAGATGTGACTCAAAGTGGTGGCTTTTTCCTTTCAAGactttcctttctctttccctttGTCTCTCGTCTCTTTTAGTCACTCAAAAAACTCTTCAACTCTTTTATGAGATTCAATCACCAAAGATCAGCCATAGAGAGATCGCTAGAGGCCATGGGATCTGAGGCAGAGGTAGAGGAAGAGACACTAAAGCTACCCTTGTTTTCTGTCCCTCAAATTCAGTCACTTGAGCCTTCTGGGAGTTTAACCCCACCACTCTACACCTCAGTTTCAGTTCCATTTCGCTGGGAAGAAGAGCCTGGCAAGCCAAGGCCTTGCACTGCCCTCATCACCCTTCCAAACCCAACTGACTTTTCTCAAAAGTGCTTAGAACTCCCTCCAAGGCTGCTTTTGGAAACCAAACAACCTTCACCCACCACAGTCCTGGAGGGTCCTTATGTGGGCAGGTCAAAGTTTCAGTCTTCTTCATTTAGGATGGGCATGGAGTGTTATGGGGCTTTTAGCCCTGAGAGAGGGCAGCTTGGTGCTGTGGTTCTGAGCAAGAGAGGGCTTAAAGAACGAGGGTGGTTTGATTCATGGGGGAGGAGGATCTTGAAGGGTAAAAGAGAGGTTGGTGGTGCTAGTTATGTCTTTCCATCATCTGTGGATGGAGAGAGTGATGGCAGCAGCGTGGgagagagcagcagcagtaggCAGGTGAAGACCACAAGGATTAGAAGAGCTGGGAGCTTTTCTAGTCCCTCTCATGCCAGACCTCATTTCTGGGtaaatatttctttctttcatttcttttatctaagcatttggttttagttttagttgcCTCACATTCTGGCTTGCACTTTTTTCTACCTGTTATCACATGACATTATAAATTTGATGGAGAAGAAATGAACTCTAGTTAGTTTTTGAGAAACTGGTCCAAAGCCATTAGAGGTCCCCTAGCTTTTTGCAAAAGGAGGAGGTCCCCTACATCAAAGTGTACCCAACTAAGCAGGTCTCTAAGTACAACAACATAAATTGGGTTGTGTAGGGTAGGCTGGGAAGGGGAATGAGGGTGAGAGAACATGTTATGTTGGCAGGTTGGGGCCAAGGCTTTGTACTTGGGAAAAGTcttttaagtttttagaatttcGTTTGgtaattttgaagtttttttattttttattttatgtatttgatgtaaaattactttgatttgCAGACAACAATTTACCAGGGCTTGAAGCAGGCAGTTCCATGGAAGAGtagaaaattgaagaaagatGGGATTGTGATCTAGACTCAACTCTGTGCACCTTAGAGTAGGTCCAAATCAAAATTACCTGTCAACTGCTGCAGTCCAGTAATATTCCATGTGAATTGAAaatgacattttcttttctacacAATCTAAGGATTTCATGCTGAAATCCGGAAAAGTGGACGTTGTTATGCGAAATGAAAATGGCTTGTAATTGTGTTTATGTAAAATGTAGACCTTATTTTACtgttttgctttattttcCATCAGCTGCAACATGTCACTAGTAAATTTCTTGGTTGGGATCACACTTTgcattgtttatatataaaatggaaatgaaatgGGGAAGATTTCAGTAAATTTACATTTGTATATTGGGACAAGAATGTTTATACAAGACaaatgaataaagaaaaaa
The Prunus dulcis chromosome 2, ALMONDv2, whole genome shotgun sequence DNA segment above includes these coding regions:
- the LOC117618492 gene encoding auxin response factor 18 — translated: MAHLECDSSISRAETGFGGGDLYTELWKLCAGPLVDVPRPGERVFYFPQGHMEQLEASTNQELNQQIPLFNLPSKILCRVVHIHLLAEQETDEVYAQITLHPEADQSEPTSPDPCIPEPSKPTVHSFCKILTASDTSTHGGFSVLRKHATECLPPLDMIQATPTQELNAKDLHGYEWKFKHIFRGQPRRHLLTTGWSTFVTSKRLVAGDAFVFLRGDNGELRVGVRRLARQQSHMPSSVISSQSMHLGVLATASHALMTQTLFVVYYKPRTSQFIIGLNKYLEAINNKFSVGMRFKMRFEGEESPERRFTGTIVGVGDLSSQWSESKWRSLKIQWDEHAAVQRPERVSPWEIEPFVASAPIHLVQPVVKSKRPRPVEISSSEITTNSPASAFWYHGSTQTVELNQLGGVPEVQSSGSQVVWPLRQKESNSSSYSSSRVYSEGIWPSSPHVNVSLSLFPDSKEGNKNVTTGSVLSSVASPVSSKASSKPSNTPIPGQVGKEKKSDSSDLWLFGYNLTNNSKTASPPESEPVCKAMSCGGKGPITAAAFEVYQDLDVSKLSKEQKQVISEASPGETQGKQGLTLSTRTRTKVQMQGVAVGRAVDLTSLKGYDNLIDELEKMFEIKGELRPQNKWAVVFTDDENDMMLMGDDQWLDFCKLVKKIFIYSSDEVQKMNRCKLQNSSLDCEGTVSVDSEHRCET
- the LOC117617621 gene encoding uncharacterized protein At4g00950-like; this translates as MRFNHQRSAIERSLEAMGSEAEVEEETLKLPLFSVPQIQSLEPSGSLTPPLYTSVSVPFRWEEEPGKPRPCTALITLPNPTDFSQKCLELPPRLLLETKQPSPTTVLEGPYVGRSKFQSSSFRMGMECYGAFSPERGQLGAVVLSKRGLKERGWFDSWGRRILKGKREVGGASYVFPSSVDGESDGSSVGESSSSRQVKTTRIRRAGSFSSPSHARPHFWTTIYQGLKQAVPWKSRKLKKDGIVI